TCCAAAAGAAGTTTTGCCTCTTCTTCCTCTTTGTTTACAATCGTTTCAGGAACATAGGATTCGACTAAGTACAATCCGGACGGGATGGAAATCACTGCCAGCAATTTGATTTCCGAATGAAAAGCGGAACCGAGTACAGCTGATTCCAAGAGAGCTTTTTTTCCGGAAATCGTTCCGTCGTAAGCCATTAAAATTTTCTTATACATGAATTTCCTCCTTTTGTTTCATAAAAAAACAAGGAATGATGGATAATGTAAATACAAGTGCTACAATCAAAAACACATCTTGAAAGGCGTTCAAATTGGCACCGCCTCTCAACTCTTCCCTCCAATCCAAAAGAGAAGCAAAAACATTTACACCGAATGAAGATCCTAAAGTCCGGATGAAGTTGACCGTTCCCGAACCCTTAGCGATAAACTCCCTGGATAACACTTGTATGGCGCCGGCATTCAATGCAGGAATGACAAATCCGAGCGCTGCACGACTTGCAGTGACTAAAATTCCTATCAATAGAAAATAAGTGCTGTCTCTCAAAAGATAAAGCCCGAAAAAAGAAATCGCAAATAAAGACAAACCAACGATTATAATTTTGTAGGACTGATACATATCTGTAAGTCTTCCCGCAACGAGCATAATCACTCCGAGCGCAAATCCTCCCGGAATCAAAAGCATTCCGGCTTGGGCTGCTGTAAATCCGGCCACCAATTGAACAAACAAAGGAACCAGATAAACCGAACCATAAAGACCTGCTCCGTAAAAAAAGGAAACGATGCAGGCCGAAACAAATCTTTTATTTTTAAAGATACCTAAGTCCAAAAGAGGGTAAACTATTTTAGATTCTCTTAACAAAAACAAAGACGCAAAAATAAAAGCAAAACCCAACCTGAGCAGAATGGGCAAAGACATCCAACCCCGGTTTCTGCCTTGCGACAATCCGTCTAACAATAATAAAATGGAAAAAGATAATAGAATGATACCCAACCAATCAAATTTTAATTTCGAATCCGATCCGAGAGTGGGTTTTTCCTTTCCAGGTAGATAGAAAAAAGACAAACCGAAGGCGGCCAAACAAAAAGGAAGTGCCATAAAAAAAACGAGGCGCCAACTGTACAAGTCCACGAGAATACCGCC
The nucleotide sequence above comes from Leptospira kobayashii. Encoded proteins:
- a CDS encoding DHA2 family efflux MFS transporter permease subunit yields the protein MKEENLLRERWLPALTVMMGTAAMVMSSTILNVAIPHIMKAFQMGHEEVQWISTGFLAAMTIAMLSTSWMVLRFGQKQTHIIALVLFLFASLLGGFSPDSQTLFLARILQGVAAGIIQPLSMITIFQVFPAEMRGKAMGIYGLGVILAPSVSPALGGILVDLYSWRLVFFMALPFCLAAFGLSFFYLPGKEKPTLGSDSKLKFDWLGIILLSFSILLLLDGLSQGRNRGWMSLPILLRLGFAFIFASLFLLRESKIVYPLLDLGIFKNKRFVSACIVSFFYGAGLYGSVYLVPLFVQLVAGFTAAQAGMLLIPGGFALGVIMLVAGRLTDMYQSYKIIIVGLSLFAISFFGLYLLRDSTYFLLIGILVTASRAALGFVIPALNAGAIQVLSREFIAKGSGTVNFIRTLGSSFGVNVFASLLDWREELRGGANLNAFQDVFLIVALVFTLSIIPCFFMKQKEEIHV